The DNA region tatacaacatgacatactgaaatctgaaaaggggtaaaaccaccataccttgaacaaattcagttaaaaaaagggggggggggtaaaatgctacgaaatttagattttatttattttttgtcgacagccaaaagatgatttgacatgtaactaactactttttcaatttcattgtaaagtaAAATTGGCTTTTTTTGGGTCTCTGTTTATTGTGGTCTGATGTTTTCAGGTTCTCTTTGGattgccaaataatattataatcatctaattgaatgttcaaattattttgcagcgATGGTGTGTATGGAAGGAAGACTGTCATAAAACCCAACAGTTCCGGATGGCCCTTTAAATAATTGCTTAACATCAATAGCGATGTAAGATTTAAGTGTTTGATTTAGCACAAGTTTAGCCAGGTTTTCCTTGTAATTGTGGCAGAAAAACCACTAGACAGTGTCATGCATTGAAAGGAAATCAAACGgatattttatggaatgattctcaTACATATAAAATCATATGGAGCTAGTGTCTTTCATGcagcaatttttaatttccaatataaactctgaaaagacaagagcatagaaatgtataccaatgagaaacattctttgtgaataaaatcattccaaaacttaaatgtgtcattagtgttgcattatttatcagtagaGATAATCAGATTTCCAGTAAGATTGTCCAACtgatggtttttgtttgtaatcatttttgtaaatcttagttgttttgacAATCCGGGCTGTGCATGTTGCCCGACTGCCCCTTTCAGTgtgagacaatattttgtttatgataaacaaaatcactgattcaagactGGAGCGGACCCCTTTTGGGCAGTTAGTGCGAATCCTTTAGGTTTAAACCATTACATGTAATACGGGGGAGgggggaagattttttttttacagagtcaaacatttttcctaataataatacattgagatTTAATATATACTTTGTTATATGTAGTGTGTATATTAAAGTATTGCCaacaaaattcatcaaatttgggatcattataatattgtttaagaaaaaccctTAAATCATAAAAGTTCATAATCTTCTGAAACACACGTGCATGGTTAATTCGgatcacatattttctattcgatgttataagaattcgaaggttcatatcatttacaatatcattcaaaaaaattctgggatttttttttaactatcaacgttgaacctcgaggttacattgtagtaaaaaaaatccaataaaaacgttgaatgtaaatgatatgcacctttaaatcttatattgtaggactcatgttgttcaaacataatgtgttgatcaattatgttatgatgatttgataaacttcacattaggtaatctttcacgtatattgattacattatatcgagttgtcccaacgatatacttgtcggtgtgctcgatcatacgaatttaccgacattcatatagacaaaatgacacaactttgaaaattcttgtgacgaaactacatttcggaacacgttaaaaattggatacccagaaagctacattattaaggtttgatatatatttttttcaaaaaaaagaaaaaaaatgcagtcaaatgtggcagttttttacacacccctatgttgaacaataggttgttcaattaacagcatgtttggcaattaaaaaatcatatattaacacatttagctttaacatatactttatttatagtggttgtataaaagttatataatggttttgtgttttaagagatattcatccctatgcatatcgggttttatgcgtaaattgtctctcctgtttttagaccttttctatctctttcataagaagagtgacttttctataattgttctagtgtcactggaaatcccactgttatgatacttctttgggtcgatatatcccgtattgacctcatacaaaggctatttatttgttatattattaatttccgaccatatttgtattaaaatcgtcatttgattttgttgaaattttatagatatcatattgtctccttgacaataataaaatatttatagattatcggtgatcatctcaacgagattgattttctcgcttgagccgggacggcgaaatcgagttgagatgaacaatgataatctttttatcgctattttatctaagacgacgttgtcaatttcatgtcaatttcgtaaacaacgccacgtgcatgcttagtttctagcgataattttccatctcaagcgagtagcatgatatgaaaattatcacaaaaaaagatcaaaggaaaaatgcacaaaatagcgataatagttgttatttcaattgctttttttcgtttgtttgtcatcttatgtatttgaagatttttttcgtcaaataatcgatcacagatatcaatTCATtgcatgacgtcacaaagtatattggtttttagatattctgaaaataaccgtgcaatatactttttgctatccgccgttttctctctaccttcgaaaatatagtttaacatgtgactatccctaaacgaatcaaatttgttaaaattaacgaattaataatattatagggttattgcatgaatattggggtatattgtcccgagtagaattttatattgcacgagcttgcgagtgacaatattccccaatattcatgcaataacccttttattgtatagcaatataatatttgaaagtaaaaattggtttaaactaagattttgtcgttgatgacgtcatgaatttgaagatttattgcactagtgcaatattagaatttattgcacgctaacttttggttactttctgtgggaaatattatattgctatgcaataatataatatattgttacatgtatgtgTTCTGTTATATAGCGTACTTTATAATGTATGGTTACAAATATGTTTTCTGTTTAATATATAGCTTACTTTATTATGTACGGTTACAAGTACGTGTTCTGTAAAATAGCGTACTTTACAATGTACAGTTAcaggtacataaaaaaaaatgtgttctgtTATATAGCATACTTTATAATGTATGGCTACAAATACATGTTGTTATATAGTGTACTTAATAATGTACGTTTACAAGTACATGTTCTGTTATATAGTGTACGTTATAATGTATGGTTACAAGTACATGTTGTTATATAGTGTACTTTATAATGTATGGTTACAAGTACATGTTCTGTTATATAGTGTACTTTATAATGTACGGTTACAAGTACATGTTCTGTTATATAGCGTGATTTATAATGTATGGTTACAAATATGTTTTCTGTTATATAGCTTACTTTATTATGTACAGTTACAAGTACGTGTTCTGTTATATAGTGTACTTTATAATGTATGGTTACAAGTACATGTTGTTATATAGTGTACTTTATAATGTATGGTTACAAGTACATGTTCTGTTATATAGTGTACTTGATAATGTATGGTTACAAGTACATGTTGTTATATAGTGTACTTTATAATGTACGTTTACAAGTACATGTTCTGTTATATAGTGTACTTTATAATGTACGGTTACAAGTACATGTTCTGTTATATAGCGTGATTTATAATGTATGGTTACAAATATGTTTTCTGTTATATAGCTTACTTTATTATGTACAGTTACAAGTACGTGTTCTGTAAAATAGCGTTCTTTATAATGTACGATCACAGGTATGTATTCTGTTATAAAGCGTACTTTATAATATATTGGTATAGGTATGTGTTCTGTTACATAGCGTGATTTTTAATGTATGGTTACAAATATGTTTTCTGTTATATAGCATACTTTATTATGTACGGTTACAAGTACGTGTTCTATAAAATAGCATACTTTACAATGTAGTTAcaggtacataaaaaaaaaatgtgttctgtTATCTGTTATATAGCATACTTTACAATGTATGTTTACAGGTATGTGCTCTGTTATATAGTGTACTTTATAATGTACGTTTACAAGTACATGTTCTGTTATATAGTGTACTTTATAATGTATGGTTACAAGTACATGTTGTTATATAGTGTACTTTATAATGTATGTGTTCTGTTATATAGTGTACTTTATAATGTACGGTTACAAGTACATGTTCTGTTATATAGTGTACTTTATCATGTATGTTTACAGGTATGTGTTCTGTTATATAGCACACTTTTTAACGTATGGTTACAGTATGTGATCTGTTCGTTCTGAAAGGCTATGCAGTGACTTATAGCTGTTTACAACCTCGTAACTTGGTCTACTTCATTGACTTATTTTGATACTTAAAATAATGTGGTTACAGTTCATACCattatcttcttatatctagtagTTGATACCATTGTTCTGGGTTGAAATCTCTGACAAAAGTACTATTTAGATACTATTTGTATTGCCGTTTAAAACTTCTACATAAATAATAATGGTAACAAATATaacgaaaatattaaaattttatttgtgaaaaatataatatgaaaatttaacatacatgtataacaattttTATGCATTTCTGAATATCTCAAATATCAAAATGACGGAAAAGCTCCCCACATTTCTGTCCGTTCTTTTATTCCGACTGTAGAGTTGTCCATATAGTTAACTGCATCCGCATTCCACATACCAAAACCTCGTACTCCTAAATTCTGTATGGTTTGGAATTTTATCTTAAGACTGGCTGGATTATCAAACTGGACTTGGTATGTTGAATTCTGTAATAAAAGAACAGGTATAAAGCTTTGTTTCATAAATATGTATGTGCTTGGCTAATAGATTTATATCTAAAAACAAACTTTCGTTAAATAAACTGTGGTTGATAGGTTTTATTTTCTTGACACTTTCAGAAGTTCCTCTCTCCTCTTTTCAATCTACTCCAATGCACCTATGTGTCAGACATATCTTAAGTTACATTAACTTCACCAATGTTTTATATTCAAATTCGTTGCAAAAAACAACTCATAATATTTCTGATTTCCtgacaaaaaatgacatttatacaTCTCCGGTTTTATGTATAGTTCCGTTCTTTAGGCTAAAAAATCAAGAAAGTTGTTGTATTGTTCACCACCTACACAACGAAATTAAAAATACCATAAATATACAACTCGAGTgaatatctttattgcaaaattttgTAAAGGTTTATCTTACATATACTTTAAAGTTGAAATAAGGTGTTTCTGTAACATTATTCCATTTTATTCCTTCAGGTGAATGAGGTAGATAAATCTTCATACTGGAGTAATTTATTTGTGATCCTGCTGCATCACTACAGTTAACTCCCCTGAATGGCACATGTTTTATAAAGCAGACGTCGTCCTAAATGTAAATATCAAATCTTTTCACTAAGTGAAAATTAAATgtcaaataattcaacatttagCCCATTTCTCGGGATCATGATATTCTAGTTAAATctcaaatattaaaatgtaacatactgCAAAGGAAATATAACACCGAGTTTCTTTggttgatattttgtaatttcaaCGAACCCTTTATTTTATATCTCATATTTTTTGAGTGCCCATAAAACACTTGCCCTCACTTGATAACTACTTAAACAGCTATACTATTTTTCTATGCATCAGCCACGACGAGAAGCTTATTCCGTAAGGAATGTGATGCTGCTTTTGGATCATGGATTGGTGAACAAATACTAAACattaatatgatatatatggCTGTATTATTAACTTGCATTACATTTTATGCATGAGCTGcatgttgttattttgtttgatCTGTATTGTAattacttaatataaaaaatcattgtACTGATTATGCCCATATCTGGTCctctatttgaaataaaataacttgtatttaaatcatcatattatacattgtatattaataAAGCTTTCGTCTTCAGCATATTGCAATGTTGTATATAAGCTACCAGGCAGGAAAAGAATCAATAATGGAGCTGACATGATGTTTTCAACATCGGAGTAGGGTTCATGTTATTTATATTGTTTGCCTTAAGTGTTAAAAATAAGAATTGTCGTGACGCaaaattgcttttaaaaaaaatcaaatgccaAAGTACTCACGTTAGTTAGATTGAGACACGTATACATGTATCCATACCATGGTACACCTAATACTAGTTTGTCAGGTAATATTCCTAACTGATGGTAAGCTTTTATACCTATAATTTGTAAACCAACACATGTACAGactttaaaacattataaattgaaaaaatgaataagaagtgattctaatatgacgtgcttctttcgctttatgaataaacccatgctataaatccaataatattttttttcacatgcgtatattgactacggcagaataatgaatgatttattatgactgtaatgtgttgcaatccaaaattgacatatttgacctagatacgacaactgttcatgctggctgttcaaaaactCCTCCccctgaaaaatcacagtgccagtcGTTTGCTTCTTTACACACAAACTAgaagctctaaagagcctgtgtcgctcaccttggtatatgtgcatataaaacaaattacataaatggattcatgacaaaattgtgttttggtgatggtgatgtgtttgtagatcttactttactgaacattcttgctacttaaaattttctctatctaaaataaacttggccctttcaGTAAAGAggacaatattttgtaaaaatttacaaaaaattaccaaattaatgaaaattgtttaaaattgactaaaaagggcaataactcctttaggggtcaactgaccattttggtcatgttaacttatttgtagatcttactttcaattgcttaacattattgctgattacagtttatttttatctataataatattcaatataataaccaaaaaaggcaaagtttcctaaaaattaccaattcaggggcagcaacccaataacctattgtccgattcatctgaaaattttagggcaaatagatcttgacttgataaacaattttacccagtaagatttgctctaaatgcgttGGTTTCagatttataagccaaaatctacattttcccccctatgttctattttttgccatggcggccatcttggttggttggccgggacaccggacacaatttttaaactagataccccaatgatgagtgtggccaagtttgtctacatttggccatgtagtttcagaggagaagatttttgtaaaagttaacgacgacggacgccaagtgatgagaaaagctcacttggcactccaggccaggtgagctaaaaagggaggttcatgaaAGAGCCTACACAATCGCTTTACCCTTTTACATCTCGGACATAGAAATCACCTTAATTgttctaatcagaatcgaaataattgatgcaaactatacattattgtagttttaacatgggtaggcattatattcatgttattttatccctcactatcgctcgggcacaaaaaaatcacgaatataatgtctacccatgttaaaactacaataaagtatagcttgcatcaattatttcttaagtaattTATTACCTTTcatgttattctttttttctaatgAATATTTACAAAACTAGATAGATATTGTAATGAACAGTTACTTGTGATATTAACACTCTTGAGCGTGGAATGATTAATTTTGCCTACAAGGACACAACatattctaaataaaaatatgctGACCGATGAGTCGTCAGCTTTTCTTTGGTCGAATATTTAAATAATGCTTATCCatgttttacatataaaatatataacaaaaacaaacatcaatAAAAGCGGGAAAaagtcttcttttttatatttttccatGTTTTGTGTCTAAAATCTCCTTTCTAAATGCAGTTCCCATTCCCCCATTTTAATAGTTATTCACAAGATAACGAACTGTCAAGTTTATTCCAATTTAGTTATTCACAAGTTACGATTTGTCGGGCTTATTCCAATTTAGTTATTCACAAGGTAACGATTTGTCGGGCTTATTCCCATTTAGTTATTCACAATATAACGATGTGTCAATCTTATTTCCATGTAAACATTCACAAGATAACGAAGTGTCAAGCTTATAACCTTATGGTTATTTACAAGATAGAAGTTGTCAGGTTTATTCTCATTTAGTTCAAAACAATGTTAAGTTATTCGCAACATAACGACGTGTCTGGCTTATTTCAAATAAGTTATTAGCAAAATAGCGATTTGATGGGCTTATTCCCATTTATGTATTCACAAGATAACGATTTGATTGGCTTACCTTTCACAGCATTGTATACAGGTGAATTAGCCCCAGCAATACAAGGACCACGTATCTGACTCTGCTCATCATACGCCATTACAAACAAGAAATCAACAAATAAACCAATATTGACATAATCATAGTAACGACCATCTACGCCAGCAGGTGACCAGGCAACGTCAACTGTTAcctgaaaatgaaataatttatactgaaaaagagagacaaaagatatcgaagggatatatatatatctaaactcttaagtaaataaatattgacaacgccatggcataACATGAAAAACGACGAAGACATACAATAGTACACAACTCAACAACACGAACTCCGCCAAAAAAGCCGGGTGTGATCTTATGTACTTCGGAATAGAAATCAGACACATTTGTCCTTGGAgaacggtatttttgttattcttttttttttctcgttgAAGATTACAAATTGATTTCTCTATATCAAAATCATGTTTTTGTGATAACTTGTTTACTTAACTGTCTCATAAACATTTTGTTCTACGTCTTCTTCTGGTCATTTACAACAAATTCAAAGACATAGTTTTACCTGATAAACTGGACTAAGTCTTTTAAACGCAGAGTATACTTCTAAAACCAACATAACGTAAGCATCACGAATATCGGTTTCATTTTTTAGTATGGCATCCTCGAAGTCAATGTTGATACCATCTAAATAATTGTTCTTGACCAATTGTAACTGTTTTTCTACCCATATTGCCCGAGCAGTAGAATTGGTCATATTTGCTTTTGGGTAGTTAGCTGTAAGTAAGAACAAATGGCGTCAATTAAGTGACACAAACATAAAGGACTcataaaattctataaaaaaatatacgtGTGTATATGATAGTAAATTAGATAATAGTGGCCTCAAAAAACAAACGTTACAAAAAAAACTACAGATTTTCAACACAGACTTATTAATTCATTATTGTTTGGTTTCCATTAAAATCAAACTACAAATTAATATTGTATTCTATTCTATTTGTCAGACAACATAACAGTAAGATGAGgtacgattgtcaatgagacaactaaggACGATGGTGAAACTGCAAAAATAAGCAGACaatagaaatttataaaagagTCTACCAggacaaaatgtgaaacatgtATCAAATTATATAAACCTACAGCCTGACTCATGctcaaaacaataaacgaaaacatAATCTAGTCAACCAACGACATCCACTACAATAAAAAAATTTGTACTAACTAAATTAAGCGATACAAGTGATAGCTATgtgatatatatagacaataactgtttagtgtctttaactatcagctgtatttgtacgaggctaagaaACAAGGTGTTTGCGAGCTTTAAgtgagctactacacctgtttcgagccgagtacaaatacagctgatatttaaagacactaaacagttattgtcttttacctgcaattaattctgtatagtATTTGTGTTTAAAGAcacaaaacacatgttttgcatttatttttgatttgaaatcccttgaggcccgtgtagtaatacgatacagtaatcacacattcagctgaagacgggttcgcaaaaaaaagaatctcgaatggtcaacaataatacatcgctcaaagTGAATAATTacctattttaacataacaacaataaaaaaaataacaaaaatatgtccaatttgaaacaggagtgtacgagttgtcctacgcttcagactcgacattcactaaacatgcatgctgaaattgacatgatggttgtttttgttacacagtcatccacattcaagttttgaaatcgatagtcaggggcggatgcaggaattttcgaaagggggggtgctaacccaggtaacccagggcaaagggggggggggtgcaaaacatatgtcccgatacaaatgcattgatcggcaaaaataaaggggggtgcgcacccccggaaccccccccccccccccccccctggatccgccactgatagttgtcatcgtagaaaagactgctgttcttgtgtgtatgttatcagaacACTGGTGCGActcttattgctctaaagaaatgtttgaaaacaaacagaacatataaaagtaatcgttaattcgcaattgatacgtcattggaatgcgactgcaatacacattctgaggtcacgcaggttcatacaatactcagttcggcagtgggcggagcttttaAGCGATATCTAAAGTATACAGTCAGATACAggatagcgatatctgtagggctgtatctgtatagtagaacacccaattgcaggataaaatatataaattagaaTTAATAACCCTTTATGAAAATCGACATATTGCATACTATGGACACTATTACTGTGGTGAATACCCTTTGTTGATCTGTAGATGATCTTTTTGGTGTATTGTGTTGTGTGAGTGCTGTCTGGTCTACCTATGGCCCATACAcatcatttcttttattttgtttgagTATATTTTGCTGAAGATCAATTCACTCATATCAAAGATGAATTGTTAAATCGTACCTATAATCACGGCCCTGGCTCCATTTTTATGAGCGTGGCACATTAAATCCAGATTGATGTATCCTGTCATTACTACAGTGGTTATCTTTGACCAATCATATTTTGACCAGATCTCGCTGTGATTACTCAGCGAAAAtacaaaaatctgaaaaaaaatacaatcaagtTGTTAGCATTTGACGTGATATTTGCCGGTAAAAATGACAATGATGTTAATAGCCTGGTctttaatgtccagtgacaaatattacatgcatatgcGGACTAGAACATGTTAACATAAATATGAATGAGAACTCTTCTTTGTACTCGACCGATAAGCTGCACAAGATTTATTTTTAATCGAGGAAGTGTACATTGTAGTTCACAGGATGACCTGTCACCCTATCTGTACAATTCAATAGTTTGACTTCCAATCCTACCAGTGTTTGTCAATCGAAATATTTAGCAACGGAGCAGCACAGAgaaattgtttttagtttgacACGACTAGATTGTTTTAATGGagacttaggcagcaaccatttgattttctggggggggggggggggctatggttttttttttctgtacaaactttttttttcgcctgtggcgaagaacaaactatttttttcgcgacaagtcgaaaacaatttttttctttcaattttagcattacatatagtggcagctgagggt from Mytilus edulis unplaced genomic scaffold, xbMytEdul2.2 SCAFFOLD_1468, whole genome shotgun sequence includes:
- the LOC139506608 gene encoding di-N-acetylchitobiase-like, whose product is MNTGLIYCVLVTLCLIQLVEIINGTSCPCSDPGLCKPIQNTSRKEIFVFSLSNHSEIWSKYDWSKITTVVMTGYINLDLMCHAHKNGARAVIIANYPKANMTNSTARAIWVEKQLQLVKNNYLDGINIDFEDAILKNETDIRDAYVMLVLEVYSAFKRLSPVYQVTVDVAWSPAGVDGRYYDYVNIGLFVDFLFVMAYDEQSQIRGPCIAGANSPVYNAVKGIKAYHQLGILPDKLVLGVPWYGYMYTCLNLTNDDVCFIKHVPFRGVNCSDAAGSQINYSSMKIYLPHSPEGIKWNNVTETPYFNFKVYNSTYQVQFDNPASLKIKFQTIQNLGVRGFGMWNADAVNYMDNSTVGIKERTEMWGAFPSF